One genomic region from Melioribacteraceae bacterium encodes:
- a CDS encoding alanine--glyoxylate aminotransferase family protein, whose translation MEHSFTPLNRILMGPGPSNVNPKVLKALSKPALGHLDPQFIGLMDDIKGLLRYTFQTGNEETFVLSGPGSLGMEACLVNLIEPGDKVIVCVGGYFANRITQIVEKIGGHVRIVKETWGRAIDPQKLEESLKLNPDTKVVAFVHAETSTGALSDIKTLSEIAHRYGALVVADTVTSLGAVEVQIDKWKIDAAYSCSQKGLSCVAGMSPVTFSPQAVERITNRKIPVQSWFNDLNLLLAYWNGPGKRAYHHTAPSNQFYGLHEALLLLKEEGIENSWRRHKENSVKLILKLKELGLEPLVPDNERIPNLLTIKIPDGIDEAVIRTNLLNKFNIEIGAGLGELAGKVWRIGLMGYNSNEKMIDLFIHSLKEVLHKKG comes from the coding sequence ATGGAACATTCATTTACACCGTTAAACAGAATTTTAATGGGGCCCGGCCCTTCAAACGTCAATCCAAAAGTCCTGAAAGCATTATCGAAACCCGCGCTCGGTCATCTCGATCCGCAGTTCATCGGCTTGATGGATGATATAAAAGGATTGTTAAGATATACATTCCAAACCGGAAACGAAGAAACGTTTGTATTATCCGGTCCGGGATCGCTCGGCATGGAGGCATGCCTGGTAAACCTGATAGAACCGGGTGATAAAGTTATTGTCTGCGTTGGCGGTTACTTCGCTAACAGAATAACACAGATAGTTGAAAAAATCGGCGGACATGTTCGGATAGTTAAGGAAACCTGGGGCCGCGCAATTGATCCTCAGAAACTTGAGGAATCATTGAAACTGAATCCTGATACAAAGGTTGTTGCATTTGTTCATGCCGAAACATCAACCGGCGCTTTATCGGATATAAAAACACTCTCAGAAATTGCACACAGGTATGGAGCCCTTGTTGTTGCTGATACCGTAACTTCGCTTGGAGCAGTTGAAGTTCAGATTGATAAATGGAAGATCGACGCTGCGTATTCATGTTCTCAAAAAGGATTATCGTGCGTTGCCGGAATGTCGCCGGTTACTTTCAGCCCTCAAGCCGTGGAGCGGATTACGAATAGAAAGATACCGGTCCAAAGCTGGTTCAACGACCTGAATCTTCTCTTAGCTTACTGGAACGGGCCGGGTAAAAGAGCATATCACCATACAGCACCGAGCAATCAGTTCTACGGTCTTCATGAAGCTCTTCTTCTTCTTAAAGAGGAAGGGATCGAAAACTCGTGGAGGCGTCATAAAGAAAACAGTGTAAAACTGATTTTGAAATTAAAGGAGCTGGGTCTTGAACCCCTAGTTCCTGATAATGAAAGAATCCCGAATCTTCTAACAATAAAAATTCCTGATGGTATTGATGAAGCCGTTATTAGAACCAACCTTCTAAATAAATTCAATATCGAAATAGGGGCGGGGCTCGGTGAACTGGCAGGGAAGGTATGGCGCATCGGATTAATGGGTTATAATTCAAATGAAAAGATGATCGACCTTTTTATTCATTCCCTCAAAGAGGTACTTCACAAAAAAGGTTAA